In Phaeobacter porticola, one DNA window encodes the following:
- a CDS encoding SDR family oxidoreductase, giving the protein MDIKGKTVVITGASRGIGADAARVFAAAGANLALLARSGDSLEALAKEIGGNVLTCACDVSDYAAVAAAITKASERHGGVDVLINNAGVVDPIARMEVADPADWGRLIDINVKGVFNGMRAVLPILKSAGGGTVLTVSSGAAHGPVEGWSAYCASKAAAAMLTRSLHHEEGAYGIRVMGLSPGTVATEMQRVIKASGINPVSKLEWSDHIPAEWPARALMWMCSSDADEFLGSEISLRDESIRKRVGLI; this is encoded by the coding sequence ATGGATATCAAGGGCAAGACAGTTGTGATAACCGGTGCAAGCCGGGGTATCGGTGCGGATGCCGCGCGGGTGTTTGCAGCCGCTGGGGCTAATTTGGCCTTGCTGGCAAGGAGTGGAGACAGCCTCGAGGCCCTCGCGAAAGAGATCGGCGGAAACGTGCTTACATGCGCATGCGACGTGTCCGACTACGCTGCAGTCGCAGCTGCAATCACCAAAGCCAGCGAGAGGCATGGTGGCGTGGATGTGCTGATCAACAACGCGGGTGTTGTAGATCCAATTGCGCGGATGGAAGTCGCTGACCCCGCAGACTGGGGTCGGCTCATTGATATTAACGTGAAAGGCGTGTTCAACGGGATGCGGGCGGTACTGCCGATCCTGAAGTCCGCAGGCGGCGGTACGGTGCTGACTGTCAGCTCCGGTGCGGCGCATGGCCCGGTTGAAGGCTGGAGCGCCTATTGCGCCTCCAAGGCTGCAGCGGCAATGTTGACCCGCAGCCTGCACCACGAAGAGGGTGCATATGGCATCCGCGTGATGGGGTTGTCGCCGGGCACCGTCGCCACAGAAATGCAGCGGGTGATCAAGGCAAGCGGTATCAATCCGGTCAGTAAGTTGGAATGGTCCGATCACATTCCGGCAGAATGGCCGGCGCGGGCGCTTATGTGGATGTGCAGCTCGGATGCTGACGAATTCCTTGGTTCCGAGATCTCCTTGCGGGACGAGAGCATTCGCAAGCGGGTTGGCTTGATATGA
- a CDS encoding enoyl-CoA hydratase/isomerase family protein, translating to MIDLDIGDDGLWTVTLNRPDKANALTSEMLEQLLDIATRAQLARGLIITGVGRVFSAGADLNAARAGLATSPLWEQLSAAVAALPCLTVAALNGTLAGGANGMALACDLRIAVPTVKVFYPVMKLGYRPQPSDARRMLALIGPSRTKLILAAGQKITADEALMFGLIDRIVQAEDLMRSARDLMSDALAAECEVAQAILADCVRT from the coding sequence ATGATTGATCTTGATATCGGTGATGATGGCCTGTGGACCGTGACGCTCAATCGTCCGGATAAGGCCAATGCGCTGACCTCTGAAATGCTGGAACAGCTTCTTGATATTGCCACCCGTGCGCAATTGGCGCGGGGACTGATCATCACCGGTGTCGGCCGCGTCTTTAGTGCCGGTGCCGATCTGAATGCCGCCCGTGCGGGCCTTGCTACCTCTCCCCTGTGGGAGCAGCTATCAGCGGCAGTCGCTGCGCTGCCTTGCCTGACTGTTGCAGCGCTGAATGGGACATTGGCAGGAGGCGCAAATGGTATGGCGCTGGCCTGTGATCTGCGCATTGCGGTGCCCACCGTAAAAGTGTTCTATCCGGTGATGAAGCTGGGCTATCGCCCTCAGCCTTCAGATGCGCGACGGATGCTAGCCCTGATCGGCCCCTCTCGCACGAAATTGATCCTCGCAGCCGGACAAAAGATCACCGCTGATGAGGCCCTGATGTTTGGGCTGATCGACCGCATCGTTCAAGCTGAGGATCTAATGCGTAGTGCCCGTGATCTGATGTCGGATGCATTGGCGGCGGAGTGCGAGGTGGCGCAGGCGATACTGGCGGATTGCGTCCGGACCTGA
- the holA gene encoding DNA polymerase III subunit delta: MKLSPREADGYFAKPQPDKTGLLIYGPDAMRVALKRQQMLAALLGPAAEEEMRLTRMPAGDLRKDPAQLMDAVKAVGFFPGIRAVFVEDANDTATPAIVAALEAWQPGDAQIVVTAGQLKATSKLRKAFEGHRNAFATGIYDDPPSRGEIERILGDAQIRDVPGDSMSALVDIANDIGPGDFSRMVEKLALYKYGDNAALTLEDIQAIAPQSTEAAVDDMLNIVAEGRGAEIGPLMGRLQAQGTNAVTLCIGATRHFRTLYTIASDPGGPAQGIGRLRPPAYGKRRDKLLRQAQSWGAFKLETALTLLTDTDLQLRSAGQTAPALALMERALIQLARLSRVG, from the coding sequence ATGAAACTGAGCCCACGCGAGGCTGACGGCTATTTCGCCAAACCGCAACCCGACAAAACCGGGCTGCTGATTTATGGCCCCGATGCCATGCGGGTTGCACTGAAACGCCAACAGATGTTGGCGGCCCTGCTTGGTCCTGCGGCCGAAGAAGAAATGCGTCTCACACGGATGCCGGCTGGCGATCTGCGCAAGGATCCCGCGCAGCTGATGGATGCGGTCAAAGCCGTGGGATTTTTCCCCGGGATTCGCGCCGTCTTTGTCGAAGATGCCAATGACACCGCCACGCCAGCTATCGTCGCAGCGCTGGAAGCCTGGCAGCCCGGCGATGCACAGATTGTGGTGACTGCCGGTCAGCTGAAGGCGACATCCAAACTGCGCAAGGCTTTTGAAGGCCATCGCAACGCCTTTGCCACCGGGATCTATGATGATCCCCCCTCCCGTGGCGAGATTGAGCGTATCCTTGGCGATGCACAGATTCGCGACGTCCCCGGTGACAGCATGTCAGCCCTGGTCGATATCGCTAATGACATCGGCCCCGGTGATTTCTCCCGCATGGTAGAGAAACTGGCGCTATACAAATACGGGGACAATGCGGCGCTGACGCTTGAGGATATTCAGGCCATCGCCCCGCAATCAACCGAGGCGGCGGTCGATGACATGCTCAATATCGTGGCCGAGGGGCGCGGCGCGGAAATCGGCCCGTTGATGGGGCGTTTGCAGGCGCAGGGTACCAATGCAGTGACACTCTGTATTGGGGCAACTCGCCATTTTAGAACGCTTTATACCATTGCTTCCGATCCCGGCGGTCCGGCGCAGGGTATTGGGCGGCTGCGACCGCCCGCCTATGGCAAGCGTCGCGACAAGCTGTTGCGTCAGGCCCAAAGCTGGGGCGCTTTCAAACTGGAAACCGCTCTGACATTGCTGACCGACACCGATCTGCAATTGCGCTCTGCCGGGCAGACGGCCCCTGCACTGGCATTGATGGAACGGGCATTGATCCAGCTGGCCCGCCTCAGCCGGGTCGGCTGA
- a CDS encoding glutathione S-transferase family protein, whose translation MYTVIGKQLTRSFRVLWALEELGQPYELNPASPQSKEVLALNASGKVPVFKDDDHVITDSTAIITYLADKHGKLTAPAGTIARAKQDAMTHLLLDELDALLWTGARHSFILPEEKRVPDVKDSLKWEFSRNLARLDQLMAGPFLMGEEFTISDIICTHCLNWAYSAKFPIESETILDYGKRMRARPAFQAVAASIK comes from the coding sequence ATGTACACTGTTATCGGCAAGCAACTGACCCGCAGCTTTCGCGTGCTCTGGGCGCTAGAAGAACTGGGCCAACCCTATGAGTTAAATCCCGCTTCTCCACAAAGCAAAGAGGTTCTCGCTCTCAATGCATCTGGCAAAGTTCCCGTTTTTAAGGACGATGACCATGTGATCACCGATTCAACCGCGATCATCACCTATCTCGCAGACAAGCACGGCAAGCTAACCGCGCCCGCTGGGACAATCGCACGGGCCAAGCAGGATGCAATGACCCACCTATTGCTGGATGAATTGGACGCATTGTTGTGGACCGGTGCCCGCCATAGCTTCATTCTGCCCGAAGAAAAACGTGTCCCAGATGTGAAAGACAGCCTGAAATGGGAGTTTTCCCGAAATCTCGCACGGCTTGACCAACTGATGGCTGGTCCGTTTCTGATGGGAGAGGAATTCACCATCTCCGATATCATCTGCACGCACTGTCTGAATTGGGCCTATAGCGCCAAGTTCCCGATCGAAAGCGAGACGATACTGGACTACGGAAAACGCATGCGTGCGCGCCCGGCATTTCAGGCTGTTGCCGCGTCGATAAAATAG
- a CDS encoding LPS assembly lipoprotein LptE produces the protein MLWLNRGYMAATAAALLVAACGFTPVYAPGGTGSALYGAVTVQAPETLGANEDSDAYFLVQNLETRLGRSAAGDYGLDLKLRTRSEGQAITADNEITRYSIVGEAAYVLTRKSDGAIVASGDVENFTGYSATGTTVETLAGERDAHRRLMVILADQITTELLSTANLTAGQATAVQTVPVSE, from the coding sequence ATGTTGTGGCTTAATCGCGGATATATGGCTGCAACGGCCGCTGCCCTGTTGGTGGCGGCCTGCGGCTTTACTCCCGTCTATGCGCCGGGAGGCACGGGCTCTGCCCTATATGGTGCTGTGACCGTGCAGGCCCCAGAGACCTTAGGCGCCAATGAGGACAGCGACGCCTATTTTCTGGTCCAAAACCTGGAAACCCGTCTGGGGCGCAGTGCAGCAGGCGACTATGGGCTAGATCTAAAGCTGCGCACCCGTAGCGAAGGGCAGGCGATCACCGCCGACAATGAAATCACCCGCTATTCCATCGTAGGCGAAGCTGCCTATGTGCTGACTAGAAAATCAGATGGCGCTATTGTTGCCAGTGGCGACGTCGAGAATTTTACCGGCTACTCGGCCACTGGCACAACAGTTGAAACGCTTGCGGGGGAACGTGACGCACACCGGCGGTTAATGGTGATTCTTGCAGATCAGATCACCACTGAATTGTTGAGTACAGCCAATCTGACTGCAGGCCAGGCAACAGCTGTACAAACTGTGCCAGTCTCCGAATGA
- a CDS encoding TIGR03862 family flavoprotein: protein MAEQAVETWDAVVVGAGPAGLRAAEELGAAGVKVLIVDAKPSVARKFLMAGKSGLNLTKDESLEALVRHYGSTADWLSPMLADCDAVAVQDWAKDLGTTLFIGSTGRIFPVEMKASPLLRAWLARLDGYGVERRTRWRWQGWAGDALLFQTPNGPQQIKAQVTILAMGGASWARLGSDGAWAEALSGQAVELAPFKPANAGISLSWSDHMATHLGTPLKGIALRAGDVVTRGEAVISGHGLEGGGIYMVCAAVRDGADLFLDLLPDLSVEQVSKRLQRPRGKASLSTHLRKTLKLTPADVGILQEFCRPLPADPGALAVRLKSIPIRHDGLRPMDEAISTAGGVCVTALDAGLMLRNLPGVFCAGEMLDWEAPTGGYLLTACLATGRWAGRSAVDYLAGDYFIDAATA from the coding sequence TTGGCAGAGCAAGCGGTTGAAACCTGGGATGCCGTTGTGGTTGGAGCGGGACCTGCTGGCCTGCGTGCGGCAGAAGAGTTGGGCGCTGCCGGGGTCAAGGTTTTGATCGTCGATGCCAAACCCTCTGTCGCGCGTAAATTTCTGATGGCAGGGAAATCCGGTCTCAACCTGACAAAAGATGAATCGCTCGAGGCTCTAGTCAGGCACTACGGCAGCACGGCGGATTGGCTGTCGCCAATGCTTGCGGATTGCGATGCGGTTGCGGTGCAGGATTGGGCCAAGGATCTTGGGACGACGCTTTTCATCGGTTCAACCGGGCGGATCTTCCCGGTTGAGATGAAGGCATCCCCCTTGCTGCGGGCGTGGTTGGCGCGCTTGGATGGCTATGGCGTGGAGCGTCGTACGCGTTGGCGCTGGCAGGGCTGGGCTGGTGACGCGCTGTTGTTTCAGACACCGAACGGCCCGCAACAGATCAAGGCCCAGGTCACAATTCTGGCGATGGGTGGCGCGAGCTGGGCGCGTCTGGGTTCGGATGGGGCCTGGGCCGAGGCGCTATCGGGTCAAGCGGTAGAACTAGCACCGTTCAAACCCGCAAATGCGGGGATCAGTCTCTCTTGGTCTGATCATATGGCTACACATCTGGGCACACCTCTAAAGGGCATCGCGCTCAGGGCGGGCGATGTTGTGACGCGCGGTGAAGCGGTGATCTCTGGCCATGGCCTGGAAGGCGGCGGCATCTATATGGTCTGCGCGGCGGTCCGCGACGGGGCGGATCTGTTCCTGGACCTGCTACCTGACCTGAGCGTCGAACAGGTGAGCAAACGGCTACAGCGCCCACGTGGCAAGGCGAGTCTGTCGACCCATCTGCGCAAGACGCTCAAACTGACCCCTGCAGATGTTGGCATATTGCAGGAGTTTTGTCGGCCATTGCCTGCGGACCCAGGCGCGTTGGCTGTGAGATTGAAATCGATACCCATTCGTCACGATGGGTTGCGTCCCATGGATGAGGCCATATCGACAGCCGGCGGTGTTTGCGTCACGGCTTTGGATGCGGGATTGATGCTTCGCAACCTCCCCGGCGTTTTTTGTGCCGGGGAGATGCTGGATTGGGAAGCGCCGACAGGGGGATATCTGCTGACTGCCTGCCTTGCGACGGGGCGCTGGGCGGGGCGATCAGCGGTCGATTATCTTGCTGGCGACTATTTTATCGACGCGGCAACAGCCTGA
- a CDS encoding HNH endonuclease, which yields MSPPTTHDPICPLCTRPIPPKVPQSLHHLIPKLKGGKGGPTVLLHHICHKEIHATLSEAELARIYNTVDMLRQHPRLAKFTTWVQKRPPAFQSRVSGGRRKR from the coding sequence ATGTCACCGCCCACAACACACGATCCGATCTGCCCGCTTTGCACACGTCCGATTCCACCCAAGGTGCCGCAAAGCCTGCACCACCTGATTCCCAAACTGAAGGGAGGCAAGGGCGGACCGACGGTTTTGTTGCACCACATCTGTCACAAAGAAATCCATGCGACGCTGAGCGAGGCCGAGCTGGCGCGCATCTACAACACCGTCGATATGCTGCGCCAACACCCACGGCTTGCAAAGTTCACCACCTGGGTGCAAAAACGCCCGCCCGCCTTCCAGTCTCGTGTGTCGGGCGGGCGGCGCAAACGCTAG